Proteins from one Capricornis sumatraensis isolate serow.1 chromosome 2, serow.2, whole genome shotgun sequence genomic window:
- the LOC138072339 gene encoding putative ribosomal protein eL39-like 5 — protein sequence MSFHKNLKIKQFLTKKQKQNHSIPQPIRMKTGNKIRYNSKKRHW from the coding sequence ATGTCTTTTCACAAGAATTTGAAGATCAAGCAATTTCTGaccaagaaacaaaagcagaatcaTTCCATTCCCCAAccgattcgaatgaaaactggtAATAAAATCAGGTATAACTCCAAGAAAAGACACTGGTGA